In Bacillus sp. SB49, a single window of DNA contains:
- the cmk gene encoding (d)CMP kinase, translating into MNTMTIAIDGPAAAGKSTVAKKVAEELSFIYVDTGAMYRALTWKALKHKVSLEDEEALTALLKETELNLIQSPDGQRVILDGKDVSDDIRTDEVTNQVSIAAKHRLVREEMVRRQQELVKDRGVVMDGRDIGTHVLPQAEVKVFMIASVEERAERRHKENLKKGFQSDLQQLKEDIRKRDEIDSNREIAPLVKAADAVEVDTTSMDIEEVVNRILDIVKEKAAKGE; encoded by the coding sequence ATGAACACTATGACAATTGCGATTGACGGACCGGCCGCAGCCGGCAAAAGCACAGTAGCGAAGAAGGTGGCGGAAGAGCTGTCCTTTATTTATGTGGACACGGGTGCCATGTACCGTGCCCTTACATGGAAAGCGTTAAAGCACAAGGTATCCCTTGAGGATGAGGAAGCTTTGACCGCGCTTCTGAAAGAAACGGAACTGAATCTTATTCAGAGCCCGGATGGACAAAGGGTCATCCTTGATGGTAAAGATGTTTCCGATGATATTCGTACCGACGAAGTCACCAATCAGGTGTCTATCGCTGCAAAACATCGTCTTGTTCGAGAAGAGATGGTAAGAAGACAGCAGGAGCTTGTCAAAGATAGAGGGGTCGTCATGGATGGCCGTGATATCGGTACCCACGTACTTCCTCAAGCGGAAGTAAAAGTATTTATGATTGCTTCGGTCGAAGAACGTGCAGAACGCCGTCATAAGGAAAACCTGAAAAAAGGATTCCAATCCGATCTTCAGCAGTTGAAAGAGGATATTAGAAAACGTGATGAGATCGACTCCAACCGGGAAATCGCCCCTCTGGTGAAAGCAGCGGACGCTGTCGAGGTGGACACGACATCCATGGATATCGAAGAGGTTGTGAACCGTATCCTTGATATAGTCAAAGAGAAAGCGGCTAAGGGGGAATGA
- the prsW gene encoding glutamic-type intramembrane protease PrsW, whose amino-acid sequence MAILTAAISPAVAIMTFIYLSKRIELEPLPLIFRMFVIGVIMVFPLMFIQYAFQAEGVFQEPFLKSFFLAGLLEEFFKWFFLLFVAYRHSDFDHHYDGIIYGVAISLGFATIENVIYLFANGIEIAVLRAVFPVSSHGLFGIMMGFYMGKAKFAGEYSNRYMYIALFIPVMLHTIYDYIITIKGDSWMYWITPFIVILWIISFRHIRVANQHHTSYPEIDH is encoded by the coding sequence ATGGCCATACTCACTGCTGCCATATCTCCTGCTGTGGCCATCATGACATTCATATACTTAAGCAAACGGATCGAGTTGGAACCGTTACCGCTGATTTTCCGCATGTTCGTTATCGGTGTCATTATGGTGTTCCCTTTGATGTTCATCCAGTATGCCTTTCAAGCAGAAGGGGTGTTTCAAGAGCCTTTTCTAAAGTCCTTCTTCCTTGCGGGTCTGCTTGAGGAATTCTTCAAATGGTTCTTCCTTCTGTTCGTGGCATACAGGCATTCCGACTTCGACCACCATTATGATGGAATCATCTATGGAGTAGCAATCAGTCTGGGGTTTGCAACAATCGAAAACGTCATTTATTTGTTTGCAAACGGAATAGAAATTGCGGTGCTCCGTGCGGTCTTTCCGGTATCCTCCCATGGTCTTTTCGGAATCATGATGGGCTTTTATATGGGAAAAGCCAAATTTGCAGGAGAGTATTCAAACAGATATATGTACATCGCTCTCTTTATTCCAGTTATGCTTCATACCATATATGATTATATCATCACAATCAAGGGAGATTCATGGATGTATTGGATCACCCCGTTCATCGTGATCTTATGGATAATCAGTTTCCGCCATATCCGAGTTGCCAACCAACATCATACTTCATACCCGGAAATCGATCATTGA
- the ypeB gene encoding germination protein YpeB encodes MVRWITIIVLSIVLVGVGVWGYKENQDKNAVLLQAENSYQRAFHDLTYNIDLLHDKIGSSLAMNSREQLSPQLAEIWKISSEANTDVGQLPLTLLPFNKTEEFLYNIGDFAYRTAVRDLEKKPLSEEEIGKLEQLHTQSGEIEKELRKVQNVVLNDNLRWMDVQLALATNDEVGDNTIVNGFKTVEKSVESYEGDTTQVGFGEATRDKPFADLSGEEISEKEARNTASKWLEKVDPQALTVTKSGEGAEVPTYTASFQKGNKNGYIDLTEKGGHPLTIMINRPVGEAEISLYDASEKAKKYVQGLDIDELTLIESSQYDKMGVFRFVYTQDDIRYHSDAIVVKVALDNGEVLGMSARDYFNYHTDMEVNKPEITVEEARDKINPNLEIQEEHMAVIENDVKEQVLTYEFLTTMDQTTYRIFINASNGEEEKVETLKKAEMKFNQDV; translated from the coding sequence ATGGTACGTTGGATAACTATTATTGTTTTGAGTATTGTCTTAGTCGGAGTAGGGGTATGGGGATATAAAGAAAACCAGGATAAAAACGCAGTCCTTCTACAGGCGGAAAACAGTTATCAGAGAGCCTTTCATGATCTGACCTATAATATAGACCTACTACATGATAAAATCGGCTCCAGTTTAGCAATGAATTCCAGGGAACAGCTTTCTCCGCAATTAGCAGAAATATGGAAGATTTCGTCGGAGGCTAATACAGACGTAGGACAGCTTCCTTTGACCCTGCTCCCATTCAATAAAACCGAAGAATTTTTATACAATATCGGTGATTTTGCCTATCGGACAGCTGTTCGGGACTTGGAGAAAAAACCGCTCAGCGAAGAGGAAATCGGCAAGTTGGAGCAGCTTCATACACAATCAGGTGAAATTGAAAAAGAGTTGAGAAAAGTCCAGAATGTTGTTTTAAATGATAATTTAAGGTGGATGGACGTTCAACTTGCGTTAGCAACCAATGATGAAGTTGGTGACAATACCATTGTGAACGGTTTCAAGACGGTGGAGAAATCGGTAGAGAGCTACGAAGGAGACACCACGCAGGTCGGCTTCGGGGAAGCGACAAGGGACAAGCCGTTTGCTGATCTTTCAGGAGAAGAAATATCCGAAAAAGAAGCGAGAAACACGGCAAGTAAATGGTTGGAAAAGGTAGACCCTCAAGCGCTGACAGTAACTAAATCCGGAGAGGGGGCAGAAGTACCTACCTACACCGCTTCCTTCCAAAAAGGGAATAAAAACGGGTATATCGATTTAACAGAGAAAGGCGGGCATCCGCTGACGATCATGATCAACCGTCCCGTAGGAGAAGCAGAAATCAGCTTGTATGATGCTTCCGAAAAAGCTAAAAAGTACGTGCAAGGATTAGATATTGATGAACTGACTCTTATTGAGAGCAGCCAATACGACAAAATGGGTGTCTTCCGCTTTGTTTATACGCAAGACGACATCCGGTACCATTCCGATGCTATTGTTGTCAAAGTTGCCCTTGATAATGGAGAAGTTCTTGGTATGTCAGCAAGGGATTACTTCAACTACCACACCGATATGGAGGTAAACAAACCGGAAATTACGGTGGAGGAAGCCAGGGATAAGATAAATCCAAACCTTGAAATTCAAGAAGAGCATATGGCGGTTATTGAAAATGATGTAAAAGAACAAGTGCTGACTTACGAATTTCTAACCACTATGGACCAGACGACGTACCGAATTTTCATTAACGCTTCCAACGGAGAGGAAGAAAAAGTGGAGACGTTGAAGAAAGCCGAGATGAAATTCAACCAAGATGTATAA
- the sleB gene encoding spore cortex-lytic enzyme encodes MIGMTLLMIPVYSGNQVEAFSNQVIQQGATGDDVIELQSRLQYLGFYNGEIDGVFGWGTYWALRNFQYEFGMEIDGLAGPEVKNKLVKASNFDEGFVKEQIRQGNKFTHYGGTPKSQQTKKPAGNDSNGNQAPEQSKPKKTEQTAVNVPSGYSQNDIQLMANAVYGEARGEPYVGQVAVASVILNRVESASFPNSVSGVIFEPRAFTAVSDGQIWLEPNDTAKEAVLDAINGWDPSGEAMYYFNPNTATSSWIWSRPQIKQIGKHIFCK; translated from the coding sequence ATGATTGGGATGACGCTTTTGATGATACCTGTGTACTCAGGAAATCAAGTGGAAGCATTCTCTAATCAAGTGATACAGCAGGGAGCGACAGGGGATGACGTAATTGAACTGCAGTCCCGTCTCCAGTATCTCGGCTTTTATAATGGAGAAATTGACGGAGTGTTCGGTTGGGGTACGTATTGGGCTCTCCGTAATTTTCAGTATGAATTCGGTATGGAAATCGACGGGTTGGCGGGACCTGAAGTAAAAAATAAATTAGTGAAGGCGAGTAATTTTGATGAGGGTTTTGTTAAAGAACAGATCCGCCAGGGAAATAAATTCACCCATTACGGCGGAACGCCTAAGTCTCAACAGACAAAGAAACCAGCCGGAAATGATTCAAACGGTAATCAGGCTCCGGAACAATCGAAACCTAAAAAAACAGAGCAGACAGCCGTCAACGTTCCAAGCGGATATTCACAGAATGATATTCAACTGATGGCAAATGCAGTGTACGGAGAGGCGCGTGGAGAGCCTTATGTCGGTCAGGTTGCCGTAGCTTCCGTTATATTGAACCGAGTCGAGAGTGCTTCGTTTCCTAACTCTGTGTCCGGTGTTATTTTCGAACCCCGCGCTTTTACTGCGGTCAGTGATGGTCAAATATGGCTGGAACCTAATGACACAGCTAAAGAAGCGGTACTTGATGCCATTAATGGCTGGGACCCTTCTGGAGAAGCGATGTATTATTTCAACCCTAATACAGCGACTTCGAGCTGGATATGGTCCAGACCGCAAATTAAACAAATTGGTAAACACATATTCTGTAAATAG
- a CDS encoding YIEGIA family protein has product MNEFTYPILFGIIVGTALRVFMLRTDYRQYPTYLHGKIIHLSLGFIAASLGTIAVPSIMEKEFTAVTFLTLAASQFREVRNMERNTLSEMDSYELVPRGNTYIEGIAVAFESRNYLVIFSSFLVTLGYLAFNVWVAIGAAVVVFILSSVLMSGSQLSDIVTVEQAEVSFDGAGLYVDNIYIMNIGLKERQREILKYGMGFILTPKSFNFRSTIANLGQRQAILHDVSVSLGVFRDSGTPALVPLIKRDLNDGRIGVFILPQEQDPVRAKEIISAVPVLENAIQMPTKRR; this is encoded by the coding sequence ATGAACGAATTTACATATCCCATCCTTTTTGGGATCATCGTCGGTACCGCTCTTCGTGTTTTTATGTTGCGAACAGATTATAGACAGTATCCAACCTATCTTCATGGAAAAATCATTCATTTGTCGTTAGGCTTCATCGCCGCTTCTCTTGGTACGATAGCGGTACCTTCCATAATGGAGAAAGAATTTACTGCTGTGACATTTCTCACTCTTGCCGCCTCTCAGTTTCGGGAAGTGCGTAATATGGAGAGAAATACTCTATCTGAAATGGATTCCTATGAACTTGTACCGAGGGGGAATACTTATATTGAGGGGATAGCCGTTGCGTTTGAAAGCAGAAACTACCTGGTTATCTTCTCGTCTTTCCTCGTTACGCTAGGATACCTCGCTTTTAATGTTTGGGTCGCGATAGGTGCGGCGGTGGTGGTTTTCATCCTGTCGAGTGTGTTGATGAGCGGATCCCAGTTGTCTGATATCGTCACTGTTGAACAGGCAGAGGTGTCCTTTGACGGTGCCGGTTTATATGTAGACAACATTTATATCATGAACATCGGACTCAAAGAGCGTCAAAGAGAGATATTAAAATACGGAATGGGTTTTATTCTTACTCCAAAATCATTTAACTTCCGGTCGACGATTGCGAACCTCGGCCAGCGTCAGGCGATTTTACATGACGTTTCCGTGTCGCTGGGGGTTTTCCGCGATTCCGGTACGCCTGCGCTTGTACCGTTGATTAAGAGAGACTTAAATGATGGAAGGATCGGTGTCTTCATCCTTCCTCAGGAGCAGGACCCGGTAAGGGCGAAAGAAATTATTTCAGCCGTACCGGTACTTGAGAATGCGATACAAATGCCGACGAAGCGGAGATAG
- a CDS encoding lysophospholipid acyltransferase family protein, translating into MDLYKVGKAVCSAIFYPMFRIKVIGKENIPADGPVIISANHISNYDPPVVGITSSRNIYFMAKEELFEKRFIGGILKRVHAFPIKRGMRDRNALRKGLDILKEGNALGLFPEGTRQKNGEIGQGLAGAGFFALRSEAAIVPCAIIGPYRKFKPLKVVYGKPIDMTEYREKKASAQVVTDRIMEEIRQLHKIHQ; encoded by the coding sequence ATGGATCTTTATAAAGTAGGTAAGGCTGTCTGCAGTGCCATTTTTTATCCGATGTTTCGGATTAAAGTCATTGGTAAGGAAAATATACCTGCTGACGGTCCTGTCATCATCAGTGCCAATCACATTTCCAATTACGACCCTCCCGTAGTTGGGATTACAAGCAGCAGGAACATTTACTTTATGGCTAAAGAAGAATTGTTTGAAAAACGTTTCATTGGGGGAATATTGAAAAGAGTCCATGCTTTCCCTATTAAGCGCGGCATGAGGGACCGGAACGCTTTGAGAAAAGGTCTTGATATTCTTAAAGAGGGAAATGCACTCGGTCTGTTTCCTGAAGGTACAAGGCAGAAAAACGGTGAAATCGGTCAGGGGCTTGCCGGGGCAGGCTTCTTCGCGCTTCGATCAGAGGCGGCCATTGTGCCCTGTGCCATCATCGGTCCTTACCGGAAATTTAAGCCTCTGAAAGTTGTTTATGGTAAGCCGATTGATATGACAGAATATCGGGAAAAGAAAGCTTCTGCCCAGGTCGTTACGGATCGAATTATGGAAGAAATCAGACAATTGCATAAAATTCATCAATGA
- the rpsA gene encoding 30S ribosomal protein S1 produces the protein MDEMNQEVSGMKEFSAGDIVTGKVVKIEDKQVLVDVGYKVEGIVPISELSSLHVEKASDAVSEGDELTLQVKKVEDDEIVLSKRAVDADKAWQDLEAKFESGEIFEAEVKDVVKGGLVVDIGLRGFIPASLVETYYVEDFEDYKGRTLSLKVVELDREQNRVILSHRAVVEEEESVKKQEVLQSLEEGQVIEGTVQRLTDFGAFVNLGGIDGLVHISQLSHQHVEKASDVVEEGQAVKVKVLSVDRDNERISLSLKATQPGPWHDIQSKVSSGDVLEGTVRRLVSFGAFVEVFPGVEGLVHISQISNRHIGTPDEVLDEGQQVEVKVLDVDENAKRLSLSMKELERDEERADIQQYEKEDDNSGFSLSDMIGDKLDKYKK, from the coding sequence ATGGATGAAATGAATCAGGAAGTATCAGGAATGAAAGAATTCTCTGCAGGGGACATCGTGACTGGTAAAGTCGTGAAAATTGAAGATAAGCAAGTCCTCGTAGATGTTGGATATAAAGTCGAGGGTATTGTACCTATCAGTGAACTATCCAGCCTTCATGTAGAAAAAGCTTCAGATGCTGTCAGCGAAGGAGACGAGCTGACTTTGCAGGTTAAGAAAGTGGAAGATGATGAAATCGTCCTTTCGAAGCGAGCTGTGGATGCCGATAAAGCATGGCAGGATCTGGAAGCCAAATTCGAAAGCGGAGAGATTTTTGAAGCGGAAGTCAAAGACGTCGTTAAAGGCGGACTTGTCGTGGATATCGGCCTCCGTGGATTTATTCCGGCTTCATTGGTTGAAACGTATTACGTTGAAGATTTTGAAGACTACAAAGGAAGAACATTATCTTTGAAAGTCGTGGAATTGGATCGTGAACAAAACCGTGTCATCCTCTCCCACCGTGCTGTAGTTGAAGAAGAAGAATCCGTTAAGAAACAAGAGGTCCTTCAGTCACTCGAAGAAGGTCAAGTGATCGAGGGTACTGTTCAAAGGCTTACAGATTTTGGTGCCTTTGTTAATCTTGGAGGGATCGACGGGCTTGTACATATTTCACAGCTCTCCCACCAACATGTAGAGAAGGCTTCTGATGTTGTGGAAGAAGGACAAGCTGTGAAAGTGAAGGTCCTCTCAGTCGACCGCGATAACGAAAGGATTTCTCTATCTTTGAAAGCTACACAGCCGGGACCTTGGCACGATATCCAATCCAAAGTTAGTTCCGGGGATGTATTGGAGGGCACTGTGCGACGTCTCGTTAGTTTCGGAGCGTTTGTGGAAGTTTTCCCTGGAGTGGAAGGTCTCGTCCATATTTCTCAAATTTCCAACCGTCATATCGGGACACCTGATGAAGTCCTTGATGAAGGACAGCAGGTCGAAGTGAAAGTTCTTGACGTTGACGAAAATGCAAAACGTCTCTCCCTTAGCATGAAAGAGCTTGAGCGTGATGAAGAACGCGCCGATATTCAACAGTATGAGAAAGAGGACGATAACTCCGGCTTCTCTCTGAGTGATATGATCGGTGATAAACTAGATAAATATAAGAAGTAA
- a CDS encoding capping complex subunit for YIEGIA, which yields MKIEKAILAAVTTSEDKVQGSAAVFKCETKEEMEAVAANLEAILDGIAHALSDHLYIIVKH from the coding sequence ATGAAAATAGAGAAAGCGATATTGGCAGCTGTTACCACATCCGAAGATAAAGTGCAGGGAAGTGCTGCCGTATTCAAATGCGAGACAAAAGAAGAGATGGAAGCGGTCGCTGCCAACCTGGAAGCAATTCTTGACGGAATTGCTCATGCACTGAGTGATCATCTCTATATTATTGTCAAACATTAA
- a CDS encoding flagellar brake protein has product MNPLHIGIPLSLETENNGGETFKCKIVDVEEAFVCIDYPIHSVTGRPGFFLEGAVFKVSFVDNQQAVYSFEATVVGREKRTIPVILLELPDKQEWKRVQRRQYVRVPANVDIAVEVDGVPFTTVTHDISGGGVLIVKPSTKIFPSDSPVEMTIVLPMKSGSYHYVRAVGELVREIEGTDQRPERASLEFSDIEEQDRQTIIRYCFEQQMKLRTDKRV; this is encoded by the coding sequence ATGAATCCTTTACACATTGGTATTCCGCTTTCCCTTGAAACGGAAAACAACGGTGGAGAAACATTCAAATGCAAAATAGTGGACGTAGAAGAAGCCTTCGTCTGTATTGACTACCCCATCCACTCTGTAACTGGAAGACCTGGTTTTTTCCTGGAGGGAGCTGTGTTTAAGGTAAGCTTTGTCGACAACCAACAAGCTGTGTATTCATTCGAAGCAACAGTAGTCGGGAGGGAAAAAAGAACGATCCCGGTCATTCTTTTGGAATTGCCGGATAAACAGGAGTGGAAAAGAGTACAACGTAGACAGTATGTCCGCGTCCCTGCGAACGTTGATATAGCGGTGGAGGTGGATGGTGTCCCGTTTACGACGGTTACGCATGATATCAGCGGGGGAGGCGTTCTTATAGTGAAACCCTCCACTAAAATATTTCCTAGTGACAGTCCTGTAGAGATGACTATCGTGCTGCCGATGAAGTCGGGATCCTATCATTACGTCCGTGCTGTGGGTGAATTGGTAAGGGAAATAGAGGGTACGGATCAACGCCCGGAAAGGGCTTCATTGGAATTTTCGGATATTGAAGAACAGGATCGTCAGACGATCATCCGTTATTGTTTTGAACAACAGATGAAACTTCGTACAGATAAGAGAGTTTGA
- a CDS encoding YphA family membrane protein, which yields MPATFYWITWMVVIIACFFANTYIRPRLYIFLCLSMCLYNVPFIQETDYIFVQTGFFLLFGIYFWNRTRRKKWEHAWLLLSSIGYSAVWIIHIIHPVWAVFPGISLLLAGVVFSLRLVIRDLEGRIGLWIFMNAGGSLLSYYVFSLYTEEGLVESGNMMTLTMKGLFILFIIYGVERMKQSINKKKRSLRKKGSAFV from the coding sequence ATGCCGGCAACGTTTTATTGGATAACCTGGATGGTTGTAATTATCGCATGTTTTTTTGCGAATACGTACATCAGACCAAGGCTGTACATTTTTTTGTGCCTTTCTATGTGTCTCTACAATGTTCCTTTTATACAGGAAACGGATTATATTTTTGTCCAAACCGGCTTTTTTTTGCTGTTTGGAATATATTTTTGGAATCGGACAAGACGTAAGAAGTGGGAGCATGCTTGGCTGCTCCTATCAAGCATTGGTTATTCGGCCGTGTGGATCATTCATATCATACACCCGGTTTGGGCGGTGTTTCCGGGGATATCCCTGCTTTTGGCGGGAGTGGTCTTCAGTCTGCGTCTTGTTATACGAGATTTAGAAGGGCGTATAGGATTGTGGATTTTTATGAATGCAGGAGGATCGCTCCTCAGTTACTATGTCTTCTCTCTTTACACAGAAGAAGGATTGGTGGAAAGCGGAAATATGATGACGCTGACGATGAAGGGGTTATTCATCCTATTTATCATCTACGGCGTGGAGCGTATGAAACAATCGATTAACAAAAAGAAACGCAGCCTGCGAAAGAAAGGATCTGCATTTGTATGA
- the der gene encoding ribosome biogenesis GTPase Der, with the protein MRKSVIAIVGRPNVGKSTIFNRLVGERISIVEDTPGVTRDRIYAEAEWLTTRFNVIDTGGIELGDEPLLVQMRAQAQVAIDEADVIVFMVNGRDGITGADEEVAKLLFKSNKPVVLAVNKVDNPEMRENIYEFYSLGFGEPFPISGTHGLGLGDMLDEVVSHFPEKVMEEVDDETIRFSLIGRPNVGKSSLVNSLLGQERVIVSNIAGTTRDAIDTPFTKDDQDFVIIDTAGMRKRGKVYESTERYSIMRALKAIERSDVVLTLIDADTGIHEQDKKIAGYAHEAGKAVVIVVNKWDTVETEEKTMKEFEDKVRDQFRFLDYAPIVFLSAKTKKRIHTLLPKVLEASENHSKRVQTNILNEVIVDALAMNPTPSVKGQKLKIFYAAQVSVKPPTFVVFVNDPELMHFTYERFLENRIRDAFGFEGTPIKIYARKRS; encoded by the coding sequence ATGAGAAAATCAGTAATTGCGATCGTCGGCCGCCCGAATGTCGGGAAGTCGACCATCTTCAACCGATTGGTAGGAGAAAGAATATCTATTGTAGAAGATACGCCCGGTGTAACGAGGGACCGTATCTATGCAGAAGCCGAGTGGCTTACTACACGCTTTAACGTCATTGATACAGGAGGAATTGAACTTGGGGACGAGCCTCTCCTCGTTCAAATGCGTGCCCAGGCCCAGGTGGCCATCGATGAAGCGGACGTGATCGTCTTCATGGTGAACGGACGTGACGGCATTACAGGTGCGGATGAAGAAGTGGCGAAGCTCCTTTTTAAATCCAATAAACCGGTCGTGCTGGCTGTTAATAAAGTAGACAACCCCGAGATGCGTGAAAACATCTACGAATTCTATTCCCTCGGTTTTGGAGAGCCATTCCCGATTTCAGGGACACACGGCCTTGGACTCGGAGACATGCTCGATGAAGTCGTCAGCCATTTCCCAGAGAAAGTGATGGAAGAGGTGGACGATGAAACAATCCGCTTCAGCTTGATCGGCCGTCCGAATGTCGGGAAGTCTTCTCTTGTTAACAGCCTTCTTGGTCAGGAGCGGGTTATCGTCAGTAATATAGCAGGAACGACCCGCGATGCTATTGACACGCCTTTTACCAAAGATGACCAGGATTTTGTTATCATTGATACAGCAGGTATGAGAAAGCGTGGAAAAGTTTACGAATCAACAGAACGCTACAGTATCATGCGCGCCTTGAAAGCAATCGAACGATCCGATGTCGTCCTTACACTGATTGATGCGGATACTGGTATTCATGAACAAGATAAGAAAATTGCCGGTTATGCGCACGAAGCCGGAAAAGCTGTCGTCATTGTTGTCAATAAGTGGGACACTGTAGAGACAGAAGAGAAAACGATGAAGGAATTTGAGGATAAAGTGCGGGATCAATTCCGTTTCCTCGACTATGCGCCGATTGTATTCTTATCCGCTAAAACGAAAAAGCGGATTCATACGCTTCTGCCGAAGGTGCTGGAAGCGAGCGAAAATCATTCGAAGCGTGTTCAGACGAATATCCTGAACGAAGTCATCGTGGATGCGCTGGCGATGAATCCTACACCTTCTGTGAAAGGGCAGAAACTTAAGATCTTCTATGCTGCTCAAGTATCCGTCAAGCCGCCGACGTTCGTCGTTTTCGTGAACGATCCGGAATTGATGCACTTCACATACGAGCGCTTTCTCGAGAATAGAATTCGTGATGCGTTCGGATTCGAAGGTACTCCAATTAAAATTTATGCAAGGAAACGTAGCTAA
- the fni gene encoding type 2 isopentenyl-diphosphate Delta-isomerase produces MSRSERKIDHIRHALGHEREFHNHFDDVQIVHQSLAELDFHQISIASQVGELNLSSPLFVNAMTGGGGRETERINRELAVVAKQAGISMAVGSQMSALKNPEERRTYEVVREENPEGILFANVGSEATPDQAVEAVRMLGANALQIHINTLQELIMPEGDRNFTKRSVNIKRILERSPVPVIVKEVGYGMSKETVDKLYDMGVRYIDVGGRGGTNFSKVENMRRERPFASFNNWGIPTPSSILENAARYSDLHLFASGGIRNGLDGSKALVLGAQAFGMAGALLKVLVEEGPDNLLSAVDHIHQEVKMAMMLLNCTKTQELKGKPYVLYGQTKDWYDQRNP; encoded by the coding sequence ATGAGTAGATCGGAAAGAAAAATCGACCATATCCGCCACGCCTTGGGGCATGAACGGGAATTTCACAATCATTTCGATGATGTACAGATCGTTCATCAAAGTCTGGCTGAGCTGGACTTTCATCAAATAAGCATAGCTTCACAAGTGGGGGAACTTAATTTAAGTTCCCCTCTTTTTGTCAATGCGATGACAGGCGGCGGTGGTCGGGAAACGGAACGCATTAATAGGGAATTGGCTGTCGTAGCTAAGCAGGCCGGAATCAGCATGGCTGTAGGTTCGCAAATGTCTGCCTTAAAAAACCCCGAAGAACGCCGGACGTATGAAGTGGTTCGAGAAGAAAACCCGGAAGGAATTCTCTTTGCTAATGTCGGAAGTGAAGCGACTCCCGATCAGGCAGTGGAGGCCGTCCGTATGCTCGGAGCAAATGCACTTCAAATTCATATTAACACCCTACAGGAATTAATCATGCCCGAAGGAGACCGCAACTTCACTAAGCGTTCTGTGAACATTAAACGAATCCTGGAGCGTTCACCTGTTCCTGTTATTGTGAAAGAAGTAGGGTATGGTATGTCCAAAGAAACGGTGGACAAACTTTATGACATGGGAGTGCGGTACATCGATGTCGGCGGAAGAGGTGGAACGAATTTCTCTAAAGTAGAGAACATGCGCAGAGAACGGCCGTTTGCTTCCTTCAATAACTGGGGCATTCCCACACCTTCTTCCATCCTCGAAAATGCGGCCCGATACAGTGATCTTCATCTGTTTGCATCAGGCGGTATCAGAAACGGACTTGACGGTTCGAAAGCCTTGGTTCTCGGCGCCCAAGCTTTCGGTATGGCAGGAGCTCTCTTGAAAGTTCTAGTCGAAGAAGGGCCGGATAACCTCCTATCAGCTGTCGACCATATTCATCAAGAAGTGAAAATGGCAATGATGCTTTTAAACTGCACGAAAACGCAGGAACTGAAGGGGAAACCATACGTTTTGTACGGTCAAACAAAAGATTGGTACGATCAGAGAAACCCATGA